The nucleotide sequence CACATTGATGTCCTGCAGAAGAGACTGTGGCCTTTATACCCCAGAGACGCTCAGTGTGTGACAGGAAGAGGTAGGGGCTCCGATACACGTATAGTCTATTGCCCAGCCGCCAGCCCATTGGTAGATATACCTACGCTGTAAGATGCTGCATTGATATTAAAGGGGGTTCAGAGGACCTCCTTCCGTCATAGAGCAGATACCACCAATCTACTGTTCAGGACTGTGGGCTGCGCCCAGCGCCGCTCTCAGTACTGGCAGGTGATCGGGTGGGTGAGGGGGTTCTCCACGGCTCCTTTATAGCGGACCTGGTGCAATTAATCTTTTCATATACAATCATAACCCATCTGTTATAGCAGCATCAgacttatattatatatacatttgtagTATGGTGTCAGACTAGGCACTGGAGCCGTGGGGacaggggggcagaggagtccGGCCTGTGCCCACAAATCCCCCAAACCAGTGCCAGCCTTTACTTATACAGAAAGCTGGGGTTTGTGTAtacagcaatgggggagggggggggggggtgtcacatgTATCAGTGACTCCATATCCACAGACCTGACGactacacacagggatcacatgaTGGAGGCCGGTGGGTCATTAGAGAGACTGCCATGGGGCAAGAGATGAGGCTTGTGCCCTCCCAGTAGGCATCTAAGGTCACTAAGGCCTCCTTACCTTGGAGAAGATGTTCTGATTGGTGGTGTGTCCTGAGATTGACAGCTGCTTCACCAATCAGAATAGAGGAGACTGACTGATATGTATATAAGTGATATGTATATTCGCCATAGCCTCTATGGATTGcagctgtatataggatatagcTACCTCACTCCCAGCATCCTCTGTGTGTAGGCGACAGAACCGACCCCAACCACTGTATTACCGCcatgtgcagttacatccagttacaGGTAACTATATACATTAAACGCTAAACCAGGCCTAACCAGTAAGAGATACCGGACAGGGCTGAGGAGTCGGTGACCGTCGGGTCCTGACCAGCACATCACTACTGGGTCAGTAATTCCAGTGTAGAATACAAAGTCCGATCATGGTACACAGACGCCAAACCCTCACTAGCCGCCGACATACAACGGAACATTTCATTTCTGCTCAGACTggacacaaacaaaaaaatgaaaatacaaaaaCGCAGACTATTGTGCACACAGATGCAGGCGCCTCGGCGGGGGTCGCGAGGGCCTTTTGTTCGCCTATGGAATGTAAAACCAACGTAAAAACACttaattctgttttttttccttcatttCACAAAAATAGAATTGCAAGCTCTGCGGAGATCGGACAAGGACCGCGCATGAGATAAACTATACAATATATTTTCTTAATATAAAAAATGATTGCGCAAGTAGAATGTCACACGAATCAAAAggctaaaaactaaaaaaaataaaataataataataatatgtgcaAGGAGGCAGCGCCAGTCACCACGCCTGGCCTTCACAGTGTAATGATGGTGCCGTCTTCTTCTAAGATCTTAGTGTCGTGGTTGTGGCCAATGTGGTCCAGGCTGCCGGAGCTGGCAGATAAGTGTGTGCGGTACGCGGACGATATAAATCCGTTCTGCGGAGAGTCATGGTAAGAGTTGTGTTGGGTCAAGGACTCCAGGCTGTCGGTGGACGGCGCAGCTCGGGGGATGACGGAGGTGCTGCCCTCCTCTATGATAATGTCCTCGTCATCGCTCTGTGCCTCTTCAGGATGGAAGTTCTGAATGATCTGTTGTGGGGGGAGGTTGCTGTAGGCACTCGTGCTGCTGTCTGTCGACTGTCCGGAGCTGCCAGAGTTCCTGCTGTTGCGTACCACGTTGTTGCGCTGGTTGGCCGGTCGCACcgtaatgatgaggttgtggctGTTTGCAATCATCATATCGGTGACCTGGTCCAGGCTCTTTCCGGAAACTTCGATGCCGTTGACTTCGAGGACTTCATCGTTTACAGCTAATAATCCGGTGCTTTGGGCGAGTCCTCCAGGAACGAGCCTAGATATGAAGATGCCCGGCACTTTCTCCAAGCCGTGTGGTGTCACGCGAACGCTGGAGCCATCCCGGATGTAGAAGCCCAGAGGTTTCTCCATTCCGTGTTTGTAGAGTCGCACTCGGCGATGGGTTTCGGGAAGGATGTCGACATCGATGATGGAGGATACCGGCCTAAAGTCGCTGGGCATCCCGATCACAAGGTGAGGCTTCTTCTTGGTGATGTCGGGACGAAGAACCGTTGTAAGTACATTCTTCTTTTTGGTCAAGGTGTCGGTACCAAAGGCGCTGTAGTCCGCTTCTTCTGTAGGGGGATGAAAAAAGCAAAATTAACAATGAGCAGGAAAGAGACAAGATCATGTAAGAACATTTTGTACAGGGCGAGTCTCCTCTCTCCCACTTACAGAGAGTCCTGAGAAACCTAGAGACCATCTACAAAGAGTCCTGAGAAACCTAGAGACTATCTACAAAGAGTCCTGAGAAACCTAGAGACCATCTACAAAGAGTCCTGAAAAACCTAGAGACTATCTACAAAAAGTCCTGAGAAACCTAGAGACCATCTACAGAAAGTCCTGAGAAACCTAGAGACCATCTACAAAGAGTCCTGAGAAACCTAGAGACCATCTACAAAGAGTCCTGAGAAACCTAGAGACCATCTACAAAGAGTCCTGAAAAACCTAGAGACCATCTACAGAGATTCCCGAGAAATCTAGAGACCATCTACAGAGAGTCCTGAGAAACCTAGAGACCATCTACAGAGAGTCCTGAGAACCCTGGAGACTACCTACAAAAAGTTCTTAGAAACCTGGAGACCACCACAGCAACAGCATTGTAAATTCTGGTTCCACACTTACAGGGACTCTGCTTATAATGAGACGAGGATGAGACCCCCCCATGGACCTCGCTGCCAGGGACGCGCCCAGTACCCACCACAAACTGCCTGAATTTCTCTCCCATTTTGGATGAATTTACTGGCTCTATAAAGTAGTTTGGTTACACGGCAGAGTCTGGCGATTGTTATCACGGACAATTCCTGTTTTACTTTGAAGCCGCAGGATCTATAATATGAATTATATATGCTGAAGGAGATGGTTACCGTGCCGCAAATGAAGGTGAAATTAGAGGCCGAATCCGTATAACCCGAGCCAAGGCAACAAACACTTGGGGCTGCAGCCATACACTGCTTCATTGTTTACAGGCGAAACACATGACCCTGGCCTGCTCACAGCTGAAGGCTTGTTACTATGGATCAGCGAAGGTAATCCTGTGAGAGCTACACCCAGCAAGGAAGGCCCCTCGCTCTGACCTACACCGTATACACAGACCCTGGGCTCTCACATACACCGTATACACAGACCCCGGGCTCTCacatataccgtatacacagacCCCGGGCTCTCACCTACACCGTATACACAGACCCCGGGCTCTCACATACACCGTATACACAGACCCTGGGCTCTCACATACACCGTATACACAGACCCCGGGCTCTCACCTACACCGTATACACAGACCCTGGGCTCTCACATACACCGTATACACAGACCCCGGGCTCTCacatataccgtatacacagacCCCGGGCTCTCACCTACACCGTATACACAGACCCCGGGCTCTCACATACACCGTATACACAGACCCCGGGCTCTCACATACACCGTATACACAGACCCCGGGCTCTCACCTACACCGTATACACGGACCCTGGGCTCTCACATACACCGTATACACAGACCCCGGGCTCTCACATACACCGTATACACAGACCCCGGGCTCTGACCTACACCATATACACGGACCCCGGGCTCTgacctacactgtatacacagacccCGGGCtctcacatacactgtatacacagacccCGGGCTCTGACCTACACCATATACACGGACCCCGGGCTCTGACCTACACCGTATACACAGACCCCGGGCTCTCACCTACACCGTATACACGGACCCTGGGCTCTCACATACACCGTATACACAGACCCCGGGCTCTCACATACACCGTATACACAGACCCCGGGCTCTGACCTACACCGTATACACAGACCCCGGGCTCTCACATACACCGTATACACAGACCCCGGGCTCTCACTACACCGTATACACAGACCCTGGGCTCTCACATACACCGTATACACAGACCCCGGGCTCTCACTACACCGTATACACAGACCCCGGGCTCTGACCTACACCGTATACATGGGCCCCGGGCTCTGACCTACACCGTATACACGGGCCCCAGGCTCTGATCTACACTGTATACACGGACCCCCGGCTCTgacctacactgtatacacagacccCCGGCTCtcacctacactgtatacacagacccCCGGCTCTCACCTACACCGTATACACAGACCCCCGGCTCTCACATACACCGTATACACAGACCCCGGGCTCTGACCTACACCGTATACACAGACCCCGGGCTCTGACCTACACCGTATACACAGACCCTGGGCTCTCACATACACCGTATACACAGACCCTGGGCTCTGACCTACACCGTATACACGGACCCCGGGCTCTGACCTACACCGTATACACAGACCCCGGGCTCTgacctacactgtatacacagacccTTGGCTCTGACCTACACCGTATACACAGACCCCCCGGCTCTGACCTACACCTTATACATGGGCCCCGGGCTCTGACCTACACCATATACACGGACCCCGGGCTCTGACCTACACCGTATACACAGACCCCGGGCTCTgacctacactgtatacacagacccTTGGCTCTGACCTACACCGTATACACAGACCCCCCGCTCTGACCTACACCGTATACACGGACCCCGGGCTCTGACCTACACCGTATACACAGACCCCCGGCTCTGATCTACACCGTATACACAGACCCCGGGCTCTCACATACACCGTATACACGGACCCCGGGCTCTGACCTACACCGTATACACAGACCCCCGGCTCTGATCTACACCGTATACACAGACCCCGGGCTCTCACATACACCGTATACACGGACCCCGGGCTCTGACCTACACCACATATACAGACCCTGGGCTCTGACCTACACCGTATACACGGACCCCGGGCTCTgacctacactgtatacacagacccCCGGCTCTGACCTACACCGTATACACAGACCCCCGGCTCTCACATACACCGTATACACGGACCCCGGGCTCTCACCTACACTGCATACACAGACCCCCGGCTCTGACCTACACCTTATACATGGGCCCTGGGTTGTCACCTACACCTTATACATGGGCCCTGGGTTGTCACCTACACCTTATACATGGGCCCTGGGTTGTCAACTTCACCTTATACATGGGCCCCGGTTCATGTGATGCAGTTCAGCATCCATAGTGATCTATACATGTACAGTAAAGAGCTGAATACACACAGCAGCTCCCAGaatcctctgtgcagcctcatcTATTGCGAGTAGAGACTGCGGCTAACCAGAATGCGGCTGGACGGGTTGTTGCGCACACACCTGGCAGGTATGCGGGGGCCGCGCCTCTGACACCTGAGGGCAGCACATCCAGGTCAGGCTCACACCGTCCTGTTATATCATTATCTAGTGAGCGCAAGTTTAGTCACCGCTCACCTTTACCCTCCATGACCGGGCGATGACATCACCACCGGGAAGTGAAATAACTATCCCGTAATAAAtcgggagccccccccccaacctggtATCTGCAGAAGTAACACGTCAAcctcactgactggcagagcagcATTCCAGGTGCAGTAACCTCTCCAGCCCTGTAGGGGGCGCTCCAATCTCCCCACACATTATATCAGTGCCCAGGCTCTGGTATTATCCTCTATCACATGCTGGTTGTTAAAGGGGCATACAACACAAGATGTCCGCGCTATAAGCATAGTCACATGCCTCACAGCAGCTCTACATCCCCAGTATATGGCGGCACAGAGGCCCTACATCCCCAGTATATGGCGGCACAGAGGCCCTACATCCCCAGTATATGGCGGCACAGAGGCCCTACATCCTCAGTATATGGCGGCACAGAGGCCCTACATCCCCAGTATATGGCGGCACAGAGGCCCTACATCCCCAGTATATGGCGGCACAGAGGCCCTACATCCCCAGTATATGGCGGCACAGAAGCCCTACATCCCCAGTATATGGCGGCACAGAGGTCCTACATCCCCAGTATATGGCGGCACAGAGGCCCTACATCCCCAGTATATGGCGGCACAGAGGCCCTACATCCCCAGTATATGGCGGCACAGAGGCCCTACATCCCCAGTATATGGCGGCACAGAGGCCCTACATCCCCAGTATATGGCGGCACAGAGGCCCTACATCCCCAGTATATGGCAGCACAGAGGCCCTACATCCCCAGTATATGGCGGCACAGAGGCCCTACATCCCCAGTATatggcttctggctcctgtggagCGCGGCATGCTGGGAGCATCTCATACACACTCATATACCTGACTATTAACAATACAAGTATGCgccaccacaacccccatcagtGAATCACCCAGTACTGGAAACGGTCATGTGACCCACGCCGGGCTGAGCCGAGGGTTCATCGCCCACTGCAAGGAACGTTCCTCCTCCATGGTGCCGGCCGTGCCAGGAACCAGACATTCCTGAGAGTTTTACATTCTGTGCACTAGCTGCAACCTGCCGACCCCCGGACCACCCACCGCCCCCACCCTCCCCATCATCCTCTGCTCCCACTCCTCACAAGAGTCAGAAGAATCTGCAGCACCGCAAGATAGACCAAATGCAAAGAGAGGTTACCCACAGTATCACAGGCATCACACATCCCATAGTGCAGGGTATAGCGTCACACATCCCATAGTGCAGGGTATAGCGTCACACATCCCATAGTGCAGGGTATAGCGTCACACATCCCATAGTGCAGGGTATAGCGTCACACATCCCATAGTGCAGGGTATAGCGTCACACAT is from Dendropsophus ebraccatus isolate aDenEbr1 chromosome 14, aDenEbr1.pat, whole genome shotgun sequence and encodes:
- the PARD6B gene encoding partitioning defective 6 homolog beta, whose product is MNRSYRTAGTSSRSLGTVEVKSKFGAEFRRFALERSKPGKFEEFYGLLQHVHKIPNVDVLVGYADIHGDLLPINNDDNYHKAITTANPLLRIFLQRKEEADYSAFGTDTLTKKKNVLTTVLRPDITKKKPHLVIGMPSDFRPVSSIIDVDILPETHRRVRLYKHGMEKPLGFYIRDGSSVRVTPHGLEKVPGIFISRLVPGGLAQSTGLLAVNDEVLEVNGIEVSGKSLDQVTDMMIANSHNLIITVRPANQRNNVVRNSRNSGSSGQSTDSSTSAYSNLPPQQIIQNFHPEEAQSDDEDIIIEEGSTSVIPRAAPSTDSLESLTQHNSYHDSPQNGFISSAYRTHLSASSGSLDHIGHNHDTKILEEDGTIITL